One segment of Scomber scombrus chromosome 3, fScoSco1.1, whole genome shotgun sequence DNA contains the following:
- the LOC133976477 gene encoding odorant receptor 131-2-like, whose protein sequence is MNSTRRQDSFDSAFTKNFITFAFGFIINFINGAFVYTYFKSQVLQQDPRYVLYIHLVINDMIMLSLSVALQILAYTAPLKFITCCIMVLISVTVNKNNPLNLAGMAVERYIAVCRPLHHVHICTVQRAYALISLIWGVSIIPALADIFIILATKPLSVFSSNVLCYRLNLYNTPYHKTQSMILLFSFVFLTVIVTYLKVLLAARAASGSNQASARNARNTILLHGVQLGICMLSFISPFLNLILVTTWPQHLSKILFSTFLLTNMLPSLLSPLIYGIRDKMFCSHIRMHLRSKCCNSAGKRLKVMEGHQKRSKQVFD, encoded by the exons ATGAACTCAACCAGACGTCAGGACAGTTTCGACAGTGCTTTCACTAAGAACTTCATCACCTTTGCTTTTGGCTTCATCATCAACTTCATCAATGGAGCCTTCGTCTACACCTACTTTAAGAGCCAGGTCCTCCAGCAAGACCCCAG GTATGTGCTCTATATCCATCTAGTGATCAATGATATGATTATGCTCTCCCTTTCTGTGGCGCTGCAAATCCTGGCCTACACAGCCCCCCTGAAATTCATAACCTGCTGCATCATGGTGCTCATCTCAGTCACTGTCAACAA GAACAACCCTCTGAACCTCGCTGGCATGGCAGTGGAGCGTTACATCGCTGTTTGCCGACCTCTTCATCACGTCCACATCTGCACTGTGCAGCGAGCCTATGCTCTGATCTCACTGATCTGGGGCGTCTCCATCATCCCTGCCCTCGCtgacatcttcatcatcctcgcCACCAAGCCCCTCTCTGTCTTCTCAAGCAATGTCCTCTGTTACCGCCTCAATTTGTACAACACACCGTACCATAAGACACAAAGTATG ATCCTTCTGTTTTCCTTCGTCTTCCTGACTGTGATCGTCACCTATCTGAAGGTCCTCTTAGCTGCTCGGGCAGCTTCAGGCTCCAATCAGGCCTCAGCCAGAAATGCCCGTAACACCATCCTGCTGCACGGAGTCCAGCTCGGCATCTGCATGTTGTCATTCATCTCTCCCTTCCTCAATCTTATTTTAGTCACCACTTGGCCCCAGCATCTCTCCAAGATCCTCTTCAGCACCTTCCTGCTTACCAATATGCTTCCTAGTCTGCTCAGTCCACTCATCTACGGCATCAGAGACAAGATGTTCTGCAGCCACATCAGGATGCACCTCCGCTCTAAATGCTGCAACTCTGCAGGAAAGAGGCTAAAAGTGATGGAGGGACACCAGAAAAGGTCCAAGCAGGTGTTTGATTAA
- the si:dkey-43k4.5 gene encoding potassium voltage-gated channel subfamily S member 2: MVKESLPSWVHPDSDEGLVHVNVGGLKRSLCSSTLKKFPDTRLGKLLACDSEEDILQVCDDYDVQEKEFYFDRNPGLFPYVLHFYQTGKLHVMEELCVFSFSQEIEYWGINEFFLDSCCSYRYHGRKLERGRHRSWDEESEVSSIDTSVDEISDLKRDMLHFQEVRYGNIRKCLWLTLENPGYSIPSKLFSLLSIIVVLTSISTMCINSLPEYQSFDSDGKLIENPTMQTLEVFCTCWFTFEVVMRLLLAPNKRKFFRHPLNIIDMVTVVPIYITLLFDLTLGSEYELGNLGRLIQVFRLMRIFRVLMLARHSTGLRSLGATLRHSYREVGILLLYLGVGVCVFSGIAYTAEYEKDVGLDTIPACWWWGTVSMTTVGYGDVVPVTVGGKLAASGCILGGTLVVALPITIIFNKFSHFYRRQKALEASVRNNNRKRMRMSCENTPEEDEEDEDEGSDGDSRCLDDDDIDDIEEEDDIDYEDEGGVINYSYVEHPSFTYIVRKKELHQL, from the exons ATGGTGAAGGAGAGTCTGCCCAGCTGGGTCCACCCGGACTCAGACGAGGGTCTGGTCCACGTGAACGTCGGAGGTCTGAAGAGGAGTCTCTGTTCCAGCACACTGAAGAAATTCCCAGATACCAGATTGGGAAAACTGCTGGCATGTGACTCAGAGGAAGATATACTTCAG GTGTGTGATGACTATGATGTGCAGGAGAAGGAGTTTTACTTTGACAGGAATCCCGGCTTGTTTCCTTATGTCCTTCACTTCTACCAGACGGGCAAACTTCACGTCATGGAGGAGCTGTGCGTCTTCTCCTTCAG TCAGGAGATCGAATACTGGGGCATCAACGAGTTCTTCCTGGACAGTTGCTGTAGTTACCGTTACCACGGCCGTAAGCTGGAGAGAGGCCGACATCGCAGCTGGGACGAAGAGAGCGAAGTCAGCAGCATAGACACTTCTGTTGACGAGATATCTGACTTAAAGAG AGACATGCTGCATTTCCAGGAGGTACGTTACGGGAACATCAGGAAGTGCTTGTGGCTGACCCTGGAGAACCCAGGATATTCCATCCCCAGCAAGCTCTTCAGTCTGCTCTCCATCATAGTGGTGCTCACATCCATCTCTACCATGTGTATCAACAGTCTGCCGGAGTATCAG TCGTTTGACTCTGACGGGAAGCTGATCGAGAACCCGACCATGCAGACTCTGGAGGTGTTCTGCACCTGCTGGTTCACCTTCGAG GTGGTGATGCGGCTGCTGCTCGCACCAAACAAGAGGAAGTTTTTTCGCCACCCTCTGAACATCATCGACATGGTGACTGTGGTTCCCATCTACATCACGCTGCTCTTTGACCTGACGTTGGGATCAGAGTATGAACTGGGAAACCTGGGACGACTTATACAG gtgtTCAGGTTAATGAGGATCTTCAGAGTTTTGATGTTGGCGCGACACTCGACAGGACTGCGTTCGCTGGGAGCGACACTACGG CACAGTTACCGTGAGGTCGGCATACTGCTGCTCTACCTGGGTGTCGGAGTGTGCGTCTTCTCTGGTATCGCTTACACTGCTGAATACGAAAAG GATGTGGGTCTGGACACCATCCCGGCCTGCTGGTGGTGGGGGACGGTGAGCATGACCACGGTGGGTTACGGGGACGTGGTTCCCGTCACGGTTGGCGGTAAGCTGGCGGCCAGTGGCTGCATCCTGGGCGGCACCCTGGTGGTGGCGCTgcccatcaccatcatcttcaacAAGTTCTCTCACTTCTACCGCCGGCAGAAAGCGCTGGAGGCCTCCGTTAGGAACAACAACCGcaagaggatgaggatgagctGTGAGAACACGccggaggaagacgaggaggacgAGGACGAGGGATCGGACGGGGACAGCAGGTGTCTGGACGATGACGATATTGATGACattgaggaggaggatgatatAGATTACGAGGATGAAGGAGGTGTGATCAATTACAGTTACGTGGAGCATCCCTCCTTCACGTACAtagtgaggaagaaggagctGCATCAGCTTTGA